A window from Hemicordylus capensis ecotype Gifberg chromosome 2, rHemCap1.1.pri, whole genome shotgun sequence encodes these proteins:
- the TNNC1 gene encoding troponin C, slow skeletal and cardiac muscles isoform X2, with translation MDDIYKAAVEQLTEEQKNEFKAAFDIFVLGAEDGCISTKELGKVMRMLGQNPTPEELQEMIDEVDEDGSGTVDFDEFLVMMVRCMKDDSKGKSEEELSDLFRMFDKLWRQREPTHCRFSYNKVEGTDKNI, from the exons ATGGATGATATTTACAAGGCAGCA GTTGAGCAGTTGACTGAAGAACAGAAAAATG AATTTAAAGCTGCCTTTGACATCTTTGTCCTGGGTGCAGAGGATGGGTGTATCAGCACAAAGGAGCTGGGGAAGGTGATGAGAATGCTGGGGCAGAATCCTACCCCTGAAGAGCTACAAGAGATGATTGATGAAGTCGATGAAGATG GAAGTGGCACTGTGGATTTTGATGAGTTCTTAGTTATGATGGTCAGGTGTATGAAAGATGACAGCAAAGGAAAATCAGAAGAGGAGCTTTCAGATCTCTTCAGAATGTTTGATAA ACTGTGGAGACAAAGGGAGCCAACCCATTGTAGATTCAGCTACAACAAAGTTGAAGGAACAGACAAGAACATTTGA